The DNA sequence CCGTTTGGGTATCTCGATTTTGCCCGATTTTCGGACAGAGTTGCCATTTTCAGGCAAAGAAATCAATAGATTAGAATACTTTGACTTTGCTTACTGCGCCGACAAGCTTCTCAAATTTGTAGGGGTCGCCGCCAGTAATTTTTCCATAATGCATAGGAACTGCGATTTTCGGCCGGATCACGCGCACTGCTTCTGCAGCATCCTCCTCATTCATTGTAAACTGCCCGCCCATTGGAAGAAGAGCAGCCTCAATCTGCAGCTTCTCAAGATTTGACATTTCAGGTATTAAATCAGTATCTCCCGCATGATATATCTTGATTCTTCCAAAGCCAAGAACGTAGCCGACGCCTTTTCCTTGAGGATGATACGGCTTTTCGATATTGTATGCCGGCACAGCCTCTATTTCAATGTTTCCGAAAACAAGCTTGCTTTCTTGATGCACAAGATGCGTCTTTACCTTTGCCTTCAGCAGATCCATATAATTTAAAGAATTTGCACAGGCTTCCGGCAGTATAATAATAGTTTCCGGCTTCATCAGCCTCTTTATATTTGGCAAAGCAAAATGGTCATAATGCTCATGAGTCACGAGAATTAGGTCTGCCTGCTGCGTGTATTCCGGAAGGATATACGGGTCGATATAAATTATCTTTCCGGCATTTATCTTAAATGATGAGTGTCCGAACCAATCCAGAGTTATATTCTTCAAAACAAGAGTCATACGGATAATTGAATTCCGCAGTTTAAATTTCTTAAAAAGCCCTAATCAGGGGTTCTCGTTCTGCGACATGAAATAAATTATTCCTGCGAGCATTATCAGGCTCCC is a window from the Nanoarchaeota archaeon genome containing:
- a CDS encoding MBL fold metallo-hydrolase; protein product: MTLVLKNITLDWFGHSSFKINAGKIIYIDPYILPEYTQQADLILVTHEHYDHFALPNIKRLMKPETIIILPEACANSLNYMDLLKAKVKTHLVHQESKLVFGNIEIEAVPAYNIEKPYHPQGKGVGYVLGFGRIKIYHAGDTDLIPEMSNLEKLQIEAALLPMGGQFTMNEEDAAEAVRVIRPKIAVPMHYGKITGGDPYKFEKLVGAVSKVKVF